A single genomic interval of Coccidioides posadasii str. Silveira chromosome 1, complete sequence harbors:
- a CDS encoding Type I Iterative PKS (antiSMASH:Cluster_1.8~SMCOG1022:Beta-ketoacyl synthase~EggNog:ENOG410PJA1~COG:Q): MDTSNFNHDTTPLAVIGFATRFAQEATSADRFWELLLRRRQAATPFPKERFNSSAFYHPDPEHGGTFYVKGAHFLSEDPLGFDAPFFNVNKTEILSLDPQQRVAMENVYHALENAGIPMEKAVGSKTSVYASGFNRDHMILMDADFEIAMKHKPTGGQQSIISNRVSWFYDFSGPSITIDTACSSGIVAVHLAAQSLKSGDAEMAVVTGGSIISHVPDIIAMSHSGFLGPEGKCFSFDHRAEGYGRGEGVGTVVMKTLANALRDGDTIRAVIRATGVNQDGRTPGITLPSSTAQTNLIKEVYRKASLDRNTTMFVEAHGTGTAAGDPIEARGIADGFTSMERESPLYIGALKSNIGHLEGGAGIAGIIKSVMVLESGIIPPNANFEKANPQIPTKEWQIDFPTECIPWPKSGLRRVSVNSFGFGGTNAHCVLDDAYHFLEENGLSGNHNTRQSAPTKQEISELLARLQRLYLDGDVNHSNGTAELTNGEAAKESHEPVESTAPNETNGASEQANGETAKESREAECSTSNGVDLTTDKDVNEPQEVIESAPIQETNGPIEQGHEEITNGSSEAAELSPNNNGTNGIAEHPNGETGVASPTPSGINGATTQSEVPRLLILSTADKEGMSRVATSLREYLASKPDLPMYAAESLLDDLAYTLSEKRSRLRWKSYLLANSISALEENLADEKALSKCFNARSSPRLGFVFTGQGAQYHRMGQQLLVYPVFRKSLEEATEYMKALGSSWSLMDEILKDKGDSRISTPSFSHPACASIQVALVELLASWNIIPSRVVGHSSGEIAAAYCAGKLSREAAWKTAYYRGFVSAKQNDPKGAMLAVGLDQEALRPYLEKIHADYDGELIIACYNSPKNNTVAGDETMVDVLKTLLDADGIFARKLNVQNAYHSAHMKAVADEYFELMGTLEPGRSSDLDIQMHSTVTGKVIMDSVLDASYWVDNMVSPVKFTTGLRSMLFQSNDDNSENKAVVDEIIEIGPHGAMQSAVKEIIAASSSDIPVSYSSVLNRNEPTVSTLLNTIGTLACKTFPVNLQEVNQSVHRGEKRPQFLVNLPPYAFNHEEKGYYESRLAKNVRQREFPRHQLLGAPVQDWTRFNRKWRQFFRLSENPWLRDHVVTDNCIFPGAGYLVMALEAVKQTAGEAVEVTGIRFKDVSIKAALLIPDTNTGVEVSLSVLPVNESNQWTSTVWKYFQVSSYIPSYNDWVEHCSGYVALEYEASAPDVVGNGREGKAAKQAWDDALDQAAEVCQTPLDAGKVYENLETIGMKYGPLFRNLSNLSVSGKRKGTIFGEMKVPNLGSVMPKGYIHPHVIHPTTLDNTLVAGLVAICDDIGQTVLKHPMVPTFIKEAWISTGISSQEGTKFRCYGEVSTAAYESYDYSSKCWDLEANEPRIMLSGVRMTPLASDNTSESNIQIGYGIDWKPAINILETKEFLDLDPVMAKTPYEKQLSAAVNLQLGTALMIADGLADLKENPPAKPLEGHMKIYFDWMERVIAELESGTLQHVPLELFKKYSEDKGLKEQLYESLKRDYATDGEILIRSGVQIAPVVREEVDPLYLLFGQDDLLARHYEEVIVLNDGLRTVQNYLSMVSDNFNGLEILEVGSGTGSFTKLMLKSLCPRSEDGQNGHGAGKIANYTFTDISPSFFSKAKERLEPWKDLLIFHKLDIGTDPLAQGFSAAKYDIIVANNVLHATPDLQKTLEHCRLMLKPGGKFLIQEGVRPDIHWVSLVFGQLPGWWLSKEPVRKWCPYITVPEWNSFLQDAGFSGLDIDIPSSHFPELAHVSTMVATAVEDTSKSGVKDKEVVILCHVSENETDLIAELKAEIANDLGATNCLVLQPCDLVEKGMSDAICISLLELQTPVIFDLSEEEFKRVQCFLSSCRKLLWITGDSRVEPAFNMINGMLRTIRWERDAESLDFTTLAIADFGSTPNKQLVHAISKVFRFHFVSGQTDHANSEYLMRNKLVYTNRIVDYPTATNFLASQSSTPAPEMTAWKDVRRPVKLQNPAPGLLNKLQWVTDTSLSQSLEENEVEIEIRAVGLNFVDLLTVMGELPWDVVGREAAGVVTKVGSAVHWLQPGDRVVYLVDTPKKGTFQTYSRVDQGVVARIPNDMSFEVAAGLPVIYATVIYGLENVGRLAEGEKVLIHSAAGGVGQAAIQYAQAVGAEIFATVSTVEKKELIMKEYGIAEDHIFSSRDFSFVKGVKRLTGNTGVDVVLNSLSREALRRSWECVAPFGRFIEIGKKDLVAGGKLDMSPFVHNIMFAGVDLLALAEHRPKVVQQVLKRTMQLWTERKITGARPNTALSYAQLEEGLRMLQSGKHTGKIVFAPNAEDVVPVVPEIPPPFEFDPNASYVLAGGLGGIGRSLAQWMVTRGAKHLVFLSRSGNITRPVEEMVSALEGKGCQVKIFKCDVSNVERMRSVVEECQQTLPPIKGCIQGSMILRDGAFENLSYLDWNTVTKPKVQGSLNLYEALPKDLDFFLMLSSVGGIMGGRSQANYAAGNTYQDALARSLVSKGVRAASLDLGSVLSVGFVAENKDYTRHVSRTIGSMREDEVHSMVEYLIDPRHSLTESTCQVIFGLGTVKSFQDRGVPPPECFNYPAYTILRNTTTSGDQAGGDTQMYHVQALLATAKSRDEAAEVVSNGINRKLSVLLNVAGDQIDSSRSIRDNGVDSLIAMEFRTWLAKELGAELPLIEIMAEGSITDLSKKVAALSKYVQDNFREASKQSS; encoded by the exons ATGGATACCTCTAATTTTAATCATGATACGACCCCTTTAGCCGTCATTGGCTTCGCAACACGATTTGCCCAAGAGGCGACCAGTGCAGACAGATTCTGGGAACTCTTGCTAAGGCGTCGTCAAGCAGCAACACCCTTCCCGAAAGAACGGTTTAATTCAAGTGCTTTCTACCATCCTGATCCCGAGCATGGCGGAACG TTCTATGTCAAAGGGGCCCATTTCCTCTCCGAGGACCCCTTGGGATTCGATGCACCTTTCTTCAACGTTAATAAAACAGAAATTTTGAGCTTGGATCCCCAGCAAAGAGTGGCTATGGAGAATGTCTATCATGCCCTTGAGAATG CTGGCATTCCAATGGAGAAGGCCGTTGGCTCTAAGACGTCTGTCTATGCTAGTGGCTTTAACCGAGATCATATGATTCTTATGGATGCAGACTTCGAGATAGCTATGAAGCACAAACCGACCGGTGGCCAGCAATCCATTATCTCGAATCGTGTCAGCTGGTTCTATGATTTCAGTGGGCCAAGTATCACGATTGATACGGCATGCTCCAGTGGTATCGTGGCTGTTCACCTTGCTGCTCAAAGCCTTAAATCCGGTGATGCTGAGATG GCTGTGGTCACAGGTGGCAGTATCATCTCTCACGTTCCTGATATCATCGCAATGAGCCATTCCGGTTTCCTTGGCCCTGAGGGAAAATGCTTCAGTTTCGACCACAGAGCCGAGGGATATGGCCGTGGTGAGGGTGTGGGGACCGTTGTTATGAAAACGTTGGCGAACGCTCTCAGGGACGGCGATACAATTCGAGCAGTCATTCGTGCAACAGGTGTGAATCAGGACGGTCGCACTCCTGGAATTACTCTCCCAAGCAGCACCGCACAGACCAATCTTATCAAAGAAGTATACAGAAAGGCGTCTCTAGATCGCAACACCACGATGTTTGTTGAGGCCCACGGCACTGGTACTGCAGCTGGCGACCCCATAGAGGCGAGGGGCATTGCCGACGGATTCACGTCAATGGAACGAGAGTCCCCTCTTTATATTGGAGCACTGAAGTCAAATATCGGACACTTGGAAGGCGGCGCAGGCATTGCAGGAATAATAAAGTCCGTGATGGTCTTGGAGTCTGGAATTATACCCCCGAACGCAAACTTCGAGAAAGCCAATCCACAAATCCCAACGAAAGAGTGGCAAATTGACTTCCCCACCGAATGTATCCCGTGGCCCAAGTCCGGACTACGTCGGGTTTCGGTGAACTCCTTCGGATTTGGTGGAACTAATGCTCATTGCGTCTTGGATGATGCTTACCATTTCCTTGAGGAAAATGGTCTTTCGGGAAATCATAATACGCGCCAGTCTGCACCGACCAAACAAGAAATCAGTGAACTCCTTGCCAGACTGCAGAGATTATATCTTGATGGAGATGTGAATCACTCGAACGGCACTGCTGAACTTACAAACGGAGAAGCCGCGAAAGAGTCCCACGAACCTGTCGAATCTACTGCACCAAATGAGACAAATGGAGCCTCAGAACAAGCTAATGGAGAGACTGCAAAGGAATCGCGGGAAGCTGAATGTTCAACCTCCAATGGTGTAGATCTGACCACCGACAAAGATGTGAATGAGCCCCAAGAGGTTATTGAATCTGCTCCTATACAAGAAACCAATGGACCTATAGAGCAGGGTCACGAGGAGATCACGAATGGGTCAAGCGAAGCCGCTGAACTTTCTCCTAATAATAATGGAACCAATGGCATTGCAGAACATCCAAACGGAGAGACTGGGGTTGCATCTCCTACCCCTAGCGGAATCAACGGCGCAACTACGCAAAGCGAGGTTCCCAGGCTGCTCATCTTGTCGACAGCAGATAAAGAAGGTATGAGCAGAGTAGCAACTAGCCTTCGAGAATACCTTGCTTCAAAGCCTGATTTGCCGATGTATGCCGCTGAAAGCCTACTTGATGATCTTGCCTACACCCTCTCGGAGAAACGATCTAGGCTGCGGTGGAAGAGTTATCTGTTAGCAAACTCGATCTCCGCACTGGAGGAGAACCTTGCAGATGAGAAGGCGTTGTCAAAGTGTTTCAATGCTAGAAGTTCCCCGAGACTTGGCTTTGTTTTCACAGGACAGGGTGCTCAGTATCACCGTATGGGCCAACAGCTCTTGGTTTACCCAGTTTTCCGAAAGAGTCTAGAGGAAGCGACGGAGTATATGAAGGCCCTTGGAAGCTCTTGGTCGCTAATGG ACGAAATTCTCAAAGACAAGGGGGATTCACGTATTAGCACTCCTAGTTTCTCACATCCTGCGTGCGCATCAATCCAGGTTGCACTCGTTGAACTACTCGCTTCTTGGAATATTATTCCGAGCCGCGTTGTTGGACACTCTTCGGGTGAAATCGCCGCCGCGTACTGTGCGGGTAAACTCTCGCGTGAAGCAGCATGGAAAACCGCTTATTATCGTGGATTCGTCTCTGCAAAGCAGAATGATCCCAAAGGCGCCATGCTTGCTGTTGGGCTTGATCAGGAGGCGCTTCGACCTTACTTAGAGAAGATACATGCAGATTATGATGGCGAGCTTATCATTGCTTGCTATAATTCCCCGAAAAACAACACAGTTGCTGGCGATGAGACCATGGTCGATGTTTTGAAGACACTTCTTGACGCTGATGGAATATTTGCCCGGAAACTCAACGTCCAGAACGCGTACCATTCAGCACACATGAAAGCCGTCGCCGACGAATACTTCGAGCTAATGGGAACTCTTGAACCGGGCAGAAGCTCTGATCTTGATATTCAGATGCACTCCACAGTTACAGGAAAGGTGATTATGGATTCTGTTTTGGACGCTTCTTATTGGGTTGACAACATGGTCTCCCCTGTAAAATTCACGACCGGGCTTCGTTCAATGCTTTTCCAATCAAATGATGACAACTCCGAGAATAAGGCGGTTGTTGATGAGATCATCGAAATTGGCCCTCATGGAGCAATGCAATCTGCGGTCAAGGAAATAATTGCCGCCAGCAGTTCCGACATCCCTGTGTCTTATTCATCAGTTCTCAATCGCAACGAGCCTACTGTCAGCACACTTCTGAACACTATAGGCACTTTGGCCTGCAAAACATTTCCAGTTAATTTGCAGGAAGTGAATCAGAGTGTCCATCGAGGAGAGAAGCGTCCTCAGTTCCTTGTTAATCTTCCTCCCTATGCTTTCAACCATGAAGAAAAGGGATACTATGAGAGCAGGCTGGCTAAGAATGTGCGTCAGCGGGAGTTCCCGCGACATCAGCTGCTTGGTGCGCCTGTGCAAGACTGGACCCGATTCAACCGCAAATGGAGACAGTTCTTTAGACTCTCTGAGAACCCTTGGCTGAGAGACCATGTC GTTACGGATAACTGCATCTTCCCCGGTGCTGGGTACCTAGTTATGGCTCTCGAAGCAGTCAAGCAGACTGCTGGTGAGGCGGTAGAGGTCACTGGAATTAGGTTCAAAGACGTGAGCATTAAAGCGGCACTTTTGATTCCAGATACGAATACCGGCGTTGAGGTGTCGCTGTCTGTCCTTCCCGTCAATGAATCCAACCAATGGACTTCTACGGTGTGGAAATATTTTCAAGTCTCGTCTTACATTCCTTCCTACAACGATTGGGTTGAACATTGCTCAGGTTACGTCGCTCTCGAATATGAAGCTTCGGCTCCTGACGTTGTCGGGAATGGCCGTGAGGGTAAGGCAGCAAAACAGGCGTGGGACGATGCATTGGATCAGGCTGCAGAAGTGTGCCAGACTCCATTAGATGCTGGGAAAGTCTACGAAAACTTGGAAACAATTGGCATGAAGTATGGACCGTTGTTTAGGAACCTGTCCAACTTGAGTGTCAGCGGCAAACGAAAGGGAACCATATTCGGCGAAATGAAGGTGCCCAACTTGGGATCCGTGATGCCCAAGGGCTATATTCACCCACATGTTATTCACCCTACCACGTTGGACAACACGCTTGTTGCTGGTCTTGTCGCTATCTGTGACGATATTGGCCAGACAGTTTTGAAACATCCAATGGTACCTACTTTCATAAAAGAGGCTTGGATTTCGACCGGCATCAGTTCGCAAGAAGGGACCAAGTTCCGTTGCTACGGAGAGGTTTCCACGGCAGCATATGAATCTTACGATTACAGCTCGAAATGCTGGGACCTTGAAGCCAACGAGCCACGCATTATGCTTTCAGGAGTCCGTATGACGCCCCTTGCTTCTGACAATACTTCGGAAAGCAATATTCAGATCGGATATGGTATAGACTGGAAGCCTGCTATAAATATACTTGAAACCAAAGAGTTTCTTGACTTGGATCCGGTTATGGCAAAAACACCCTATGAGAAGCAGCTAAGCGCGGCAGTCAATTTACAGCTTGGCACTGCTCTCATGATTGCCGATGGCCTTGCAGATCTCAAGGAAAATCCACCAGCCAAGCCTCTTGAGGGCCATATGAAGATATACTTCGACTGGATGGAACGTGTGATTGCTGAGCTTGAGTCTGGCActctgcagcatgttcctTTGGAATTGTTTAAGAAATATTCTGAAGACAAAGGCTTGAAAGAGCAACTTTATGAATCTCTAAAAAGGGACTACGCCACAGACGGAGAGATTCTGATTCGCTCGGGAGTTCAAATAGCACCAGTCGTGAGGGAAGAAGTTGATCCACTTTATCTTTTGTTCGGCCAGGATGACCTTTTGGCGCGTCATTACGAGGAAGTTATAGTTCTCAATGATGGGTTGAGGACAGTTCAAAACTATCTGTCTATGGTGTCTGACAACTTTAACGGCCTCGAAATCCTCGAGGTCGGCTCCGGAACCGGCAGTTTTACCAAGCTGATGTTGAAGTCCCTCTGCCCAAGATCTGAGGATGGGCAAAACGGACACGGCGCGGGCAAGATTGCAAACTACACGTTTACGGACATCTCGCCAAGTTTCTTTTCAAAGGCAAAGGAAAGGTTGGAGCCATGGAAGGACCTCCTCATCTTCCACAAACTAGATATTGGAACTGACCCTCTCGCCCAAGGCTTCTCGGCAGCGAAATATGACATTATTGTTGCCAATAACGTCCTTCATGCCACGCCTGACCTGCAAAAGACTCTTGAGCATTGTCGTCTGATGCTAAAACCGGGTGGCAAGTTCTTGATTCAGGAAGGTGTCAGGCCAGATATCCATTGGGTCTCACTTGTTTTTGGTCAACTTCCAGGTTGGTGGCTGTCTAAAGAGCCTGTTCGCAAGTGGTGTCCTTACATCACTGTGCCCGAATGGAAcagctttcttcaagatgCAGGTTTCTCTGGCCTAGATATCGACATACCAAGTTCGCATTTCCCCGAACTCGCCCATGTGAGTACCATGGTTGCAACGGCTGTGGAAGATACCTCCAAGAGCGGTGTAAAGGATAAGGAAGTGGTTATTCTTTGCCACGTTTCTGAAAACGAGACCGATCTTATTGCGGAGCTGAAGGCTGAGATTGCAAACGACTTAGGAGCTACTAACTGTCTCGTGCTACAGCCCTGCGACTTGGTAGAAAAGGGTATGTCTGATGCAATTTGCATCTCTCTGTTGGAACTTCAGACTCCAGTGATATTTGATTTATCCGAGGAGGAATTCAAGAGGGTCCAATGTTTCCTATCCAGCTGCAGAAAACTGCTATGGATTACGGGAGATTCAAGAGTTGAACCAGCGTTTAACATGATCAACGGTATGCTACGTACGATTCGGTGGGAACGTGATGCAGAGAGTTTGGATTTCACGACTCTCGCTATTGCGGACTTTGGCTCTACCCCCAACAAGCAATTGGTACATGCTATTTCGAAAGTCTTCCGGTTCCACTTCGTCAGCGGCCAAACAGACCACGCAAATTCAGAGTACCTGATGCGAAATAAATTGGTATATACAAACCGTATTGTTGACTATCCTACAGCAACCAACTTCTTGGCTAGCCAGTCGTCGACGCCCGCCCCTGAAATGACGGCTTGGAAGGATGTGAGACGTCCTGTTAAGCTCCAGAACCCTGCCCCGGGCCTGCTGAATAAATTGCAATGGGTGACTGATACATCCTTGTCCCAGTCTTtggaagaaaatgaagttgagATTGAAATTCGTGCAGTCGGTCTTAACTTTGTTGACCTCCTGACTGTCATGGGTGAATTGCCATGGGATGTCGTTGGACGAGAAGCTGCTGGTGTTGTGACTAAAGTTGGATCAGCCGTTCACTGGCTTCAACCTGGTGACCGTGTGGTATATCTCGTCGATACACCAAAGAAAGGCACGTTCCAAACGTACAGCAGAGTGGACCAAGGCGTTGTTGCTAGAATCCCCAATGACATGAGCTTTGAAGTTGCTGCTGGACTGCCAGTAATCTACGCAACTGTCATTTACGGCTTGGAGAACGTTGGCAGACTGGCTGAAGGCGAGAAGGTCCTCATTCACTCAGCCGCTGGTGGTGTTGGACAAGCTGCTATCCAGTACGCACAAGCGGTTGGTGCCGAGATCTTTGCAACTGTGTCAACCGTCGAGAAGAAAGAGCTTATTATGAAGGAGTACGGTATAGCTGAGGATCATATATTCTCTAGCCGCGATTTTAGCTTTGTGAAAGGCGTTAAGAGACTGACTGGCAACACCGGCGTTGACGTGGTTCTGAATTCTCTTTCTCGAGAAGCCCTCCGCCGGTCCTGGGAGTGTGTTGCACCTTTCGGTCGATTTATTGAGATTGGTAAGAAAGACCTGGTTGCTGGTGGCAAGCTCGACATGTCTCCTTTCGTGCACAACATTATGTTTGCCGGTGTGGACTTGCTCGCATTGGCGGAGCATAGGCCAAAAGTTGTTCAGCAGGTTCTCAAGAGAACGATGCAGTTATGGACAGAGAGGAAGATCACCGGTGCACGCCCAAATACCGCATTGAGCTATGCTCAGCTTGAAGAGGGTTTGCGGATGCTACAGTCTGGGAAGCACACTGGTAAGATTGTCTTTGCGCCAAATGCTGAGGACGTTGTGCCTGTGGTCCCAGAGATTCCACCACCATTCGAATTTGATCCCAATGCATCTTATGTCCTTGCCGGTGGTCTCGGAGGAATCGGAAGGAGCTTGGCACAATGGATGGTCACTCGTGGAGCTAAACATTTAGTGTTCCTCTCTCGATCTGGCAACATCACTAGACCAGTTGAAGAGATGGTTTCTGCTCTCGAAGGCAAGGGATGTCAGGTTAAAATATTCAAGTGCGATGTATCTAACGTTGAGAGGATGCGTTCGGTGGTTGAAGAGTGTCAACAGACTCTTCCTCCGATCAAGGGGTGCATCCAAGGTTCGATGATATTGAGG GACGGTGCCTTTGAGAATTTGTCATACCTCGATTGGAACACTGTGACAAAGCCAAAAGTTCAAGGGTCTCTCAACCTCTATGAGGCCTTGCCCAAAGACCTCGACTTTTTCCTCATGCTCTCCTCCGTCGGTGGAATCATGGGAGGTAGAAGTCAGGCGAACTATGCCGCTGGCAACACATATCAGGATGCCCTCGCCCGATCCCTTGTCTCCAAAGGCGTCCGAGCGGCCAGTCTTGACCTGGGCAGCGTCCTATCTGTTGGTTTCGTGGCTGAAAACAAGGACTACACCCGCCACGTTTCAAGGACCATCGGATCAATGCGTGAAGACGAAGTCCACTCTATGGTTGAATATCTCATTGATCCACGCCACTCTCTCACCGAGTCAACCTGCCAGGTTATCTTTGGTCTCGGCACCGTGAAATCGTTCCAAGACCGCGGTGTACCTCCGCCAGAGTGCTTCAATTATCCGGCATACACAATCCTCCGCAACACAACCACATCCGGCGACCAAGCTGGAGGTGACACGCAAATGTACCACGTCCAGGCGCTTCTCGCCACGGCCAAGAGCCGCGATGAGGCTGCGGAAGTCGTTTCCAACGGAATCAACAGGAAACTATCTGTCCTGCTGAACGTGGCTGGCGACCAAATCGATTCAAGCAGGTCGATTCGTGACAATGGTGTGGATTCGTTGATTGCTATGGAGTTCAGGACATGGTTGGCCAAGGAGCTGGGTGCAGAATTGCCCCTGATTGAAATCATGGCGGAGGGAAGCATTACGGATTTGAGCAAGAAGGTTGCGGCGTTGAGCAAATATGTCCAGGACAATTTTCGAGAGGCGAGCAAGCAGTCGTCCTGA
- a CDS encoding uncharacterized protein (antiSMASH:Cluster_1.8~EggNog:ENOG410PQXW~COG:S~BUSCO:3517at33183), which translates to MNWDHPIHSFTDPNVEPQTPTRTPTVHSFDDTAFQTPKFESSFYDPRITWNTADPYASSPELSKAAHRFDQTPNQRAQNPLDPTISRHRQIDHATRAIGSDDASTDHGTAVTDSIDSAKRSAASMQTPPPTSTIRRKNQDRSNNANLNLSTPVQPTYTGQPLETPSRVVGFSPGLFGLQDSPDPFNLSSNPTTASPFFSRHQMPWNHESNAAEAAMDISDAYGDPFGPSNPADLDIFEPTRVGDTNLDTLQLPVVHGSAALDSRAMAHEPCTLEASHAALHSSIATSPRPPPLHGEDPSMFLSSPARRFGYSEPIFSPPLRPRVETRQPYHYQTEVSERERRDKELKRLHRPKSSSRRQKTARVESASYVPQGATGKPIAKRSATHSGAPPLSSSRHQRQSSFSSAGPVIGGGGVKKTPSKGRTSPLKTQLTPLAHPPPASLPAPMESLVLKISKDGLATTEMKLISDSPTRLRPGLRDTVSGESSTEIESDSSDEEPDYMIAQSQNPSFAFPDNTLRRPDFVRAQSTSRPHSKGSSYSSAAASSHSGQLSPWTGSTHSRQSQLSSQPEGRNQKRRPTQPGPSHSRSQSMTDSDATYEEDGAGDAQHALMQVLKGRKRQSRPPVTGKQSATSSFRPSTISTMRSSPPSYGTRPLSRPASSNSPTVTDPAPPTPAADRQNNPSTGTRCVCNSMNNGGHLMIQCDTCAHWLHTKCVGLDRQRLPPVYVCVYCTQTPSRGVRLREPFSISNSSPLARKSYGGR; encoded by the exons ATGAATTGGGACCACCCAATCCACAG TTTCACGGATCCCAATGTCGAACCTCAGACCCCCACTAGAACTCCCACCGTCCACTCCTTCGATGATACCGCCTTCCAGACTCCAAAATTTGAGTCGAGCTTCTACGATCCCCGCATAACTTGGAACACCGCAGATCCCTATGCCTCCAGCCCCGAACTTTCAAAAGCAGCGCATCGCTTTGACCAGACGCCCAACCAGCGTGCCCAAAATCCTCTCGATCCCACAATCTCCAGGCACAGGCAGATAGACCATGCTACGAGGGCCATTGGTTCGGATGATGCCTCTACGGATCATGGAACAGCCGTCACCGACTCCATTGACTCGGCCAAACGCTCTGCTGCTTCGATGCAGACCCCGCCGCCCACAAGCACAATCCGGAGAAAAAACCAGGACCGGAGCAACAATGCCAACCTGAACCTCAGCACTCCCGTGCAGCCGACATACACCGGCCAACCGCTCGAAACCCCCAGCCGTGTGGTCGGCTTTTCTCCAGGCTTGTTTGGCCTCCAGGATTCCCCCGATCCCTTTAACTTGTCCAGCAACCCAACGACTGCTTCTCCATTCTTCTCTCGCCATCAGATGCCATGGAACCACGAGTCCAATGCTGCAGAAGCTGCCATGGACATTTCTGACGCGTATGGAGATCCATTCGGCCCATCTAACCCTGCCGATTTGGACATCTTCGAGCCCACTCGAGTGGGAGATACAAATCTAGACACTCTCCAATTGCCGGTGGTGCATGGGTCTGCTGCACTTGATTCTCGTGCGATGGCACATGAGCCCTGTACGCTGGAGGCAAGCCATGCCGCCTTGCACAGTTCAATTGCAACATCTCCTCGACCGCCCCCTCTTCACGGCGAAGACCCGTCTATGTTTCTAAGTTCTCCGGCCCGACGGTTTGGATATTCAGAACCCATCTTCTCCCCCCCACTTCGTCCCAGAGTAGAAACACGCCAACCGTATCACTACCAGACAGAAGTGTCGGAGCGTGAAAGGAGGGACAAGGAACTCAAAAGATTGCACCGTCCCAAAAGCTCTAGCCGGCGTCAAAAGACCGCTCGAGTAGAAAGCGCGTCATACGTCCCTCAGGGAGCGACGGGTAAGCCCATTGCAAAAAGGAGCGCCACTCATTCCGGTGCACCACCGCTATCCAGCAGTCGACATCAAAGGCAAAGCTCGTTTTCGAGCGCAGGGCCTGTCattggtggtggtggcgtGAAGAAGACACCGTCCAAAGGCCGTACTTCACCGCTGAAGACCCAGCTCACGCCACTCGCCCACCCACCTCCCGCGTCACTGCCGGCTCCCATGGAGTCGCTGGTCCTAAAGATTTCAAAGGATGGCCTTGCCACCACGGAGATGAAGCTGATCTCGGACTCACCCACTCGACTGCGGCCCGGTCTCCGAGACACAGTCTCTGGCGAGTCTTCTACCGAGATCGAATCAGACTCGTCCGATGAAGAGCCAGATTATATGATTGCACAGAGCCAGAACCCATCTTTTGCCTTTCCGGATAATACACTTCGTAGACCTGATTTCGTCCGTGCACAGTCTACATCTCGACCCCACTCAAAAGGCTCGTCGTATTCGTCGGCAGCTGCCTCCAGTCATTCAGGCCAACTCTCTCCATGGACAGGATCAACGCATTCCAGACAATCACAGCTTTCATCCCAGCCGGAAGGTCGCAATCAAAAGAGACGCCCGACACAGCCAGGCCCTAGCCATTCACGCAGCCAATCCATGACGGATTCAGATGCTACTTACGAAGAAGATGGCGCTGGAGATGCTCAGCATGCTCTCATGCAAGTGCTTAAGGGTAGAAAGCGACAGTCTAGACCACCCGTTACGGGTAAACAATCAGCCACGTCATCTTTCCGCCCGTCCACAATTTCCACCATGCGCTCATCACCTCCTTCGTATGGTACTCGTCCACTCTCGCGGCCAGCCAGCAGCAATTCACCAACGGTTACCGACCCAGCACCTCCTACTCCAGCCGCCGATCGCCAGAACAACCCCAGCACCGGCACAAGATGCGTTTGCAACTCTATGAATAATGGCGGACATTTAATGATCCAATG TGACACATGCGCGCATTGGCTTCATACAAAGTGTGTTGGGTTGGACCGACAAAGGCTGCCGCCGGTTTACGTTTGCGTGTATTGCACTCAGACGCCCAGCCGTGGCGTTCGGCTTCGTGAACCATTTAGCATTTCAAACTCGTCGCCGTTGGCGCGTAAATCGTATGGAGGGCGGTAA